The Streptobacillus felis genome includes the window TAATATTAAATGAAAAACTAGATAAATCATATATTTTTGTAAGACCTATACTACCAAATAGAAAAGCAGTTAAGAGTGTAGATGAATTACTTCCTGGAGAAGAGTTAGAAGAAGTATCTGATAAAAGAAGGTCTAGAAGAAATGAGAATTTAGATATTAATTTATCATTTCCAATAAAGAATAATAAGATATATCTAAAATATAGTAATACAAGATATTTAAGAAGTATAATTACAGATAATGAAAATATCTATGATATATCGGGACTAAGTAATAGATATGAAATAAAGGTTGATAGAAAGCTAAATAAATTTATAGATTTAATTAGTTCATATTCATATATAGATAGAAGATCATATGTAGAAGATGTATTAAGTAGAAGAGATAGTATACATAATTTTAGCATAGGGTTAGATAGTAGGATTAAAGAAGACCATAAACTATCATTAAAATTAAATAATAAGATAGAAAATGGAAGATATATACCATCCTTTAATTTAGATTATGGATATAGAGATGTATTAAGTGTTAGAAATATTATAGAGAATAAAGAAATAGATACTAGTTTAGATATAAACTTAAAGTATAAAAAACTTTATTCAAAGATAGGATTTGATACAGACTATAGGTCATTTAATCCTAGGTTAAAATTTGGAATAAATTTAGACATATCAAGATTAAATATAGATTCGTCTTTAGAATACAATAAAAGATTTAGAGCACTTTTTGCTTTGAAGTTTGATATAGTAAAATAATAGAAAATATTCAAAAAAAAGCTGTAATACACTATTTTAGTGATTACAGCCCATTTTTTATTGTAATTCAAGTTTTTTATCTATTAAATATCCTGCTAAAGTTCCGAATACTAAGTTATAAAATGAAAGTATAAATACATTTAATAGTAAAACTGAAATAGAGGGTTCAGCATCGTTAAAAGGATAAATTAAAATATTTATTTTAAACAAAGCATAAAATGATAAGACCATTATAGATACAAATATCAATACCCATAAAAAATATGTGTTTTTAGATTTAGATAAATAATGTATTAATGTAATGCTAGTATACAATATAACAGTTACATATACTATAATTAGTATTAATAGAATAATCCCTAAAAGTAGTCTTTCATTTGTAAATAAAGAAGGAAATTTTTTTATTAGTAGTATAATATCATCAAATTGGCCCTGCATTATTGCTGTTAATATTGTCATTGGTAATAGTGCAATTGAAAATAATAAATAAAATATTACTTTACCCCAGAAATATGTATAACCAGATATAGGTAATGAAAAAGTTAAATAACCTGTATCTGAGTATAAGTCTTTTGAAAAATTTTTAATGTAATAGTACATTATTGAAAATGATGTAACTGAAGTACTAAGAGCAGTTAAAATTTTGAAAAATATATAATCATCTTCTGGTGTATTATATAATAAATTTGAAATAATAACTAAAATTAATAAAGTTATTGATACTAGAATATTAAATCTCCAATTTCTTTTGAATTCATATTTTAAAAATTTAAGCATTTATATCACCTTCTCCGAATGTTTCTTTGTATAAATCTTCTATAGTTAAGCCAAGATTTTCTCTTAGTTCATCTACAGAATGAACCTTGTCTATTTTACCATCTTTTAAGAAAGCTACTTCATCAAATATTCTTTCTATATCTCTTATTAGATGTGTTGTAACTATGATAGTTGAATTTTCTAAAACATTATCTATTATTAAATTTAGTATTTGATCACGAGTAATCACATCTACTCCAGCAATAGGTTCATCTAAAATAAATATTTTTGCATTTCTTGATAATGTTAATATTAAGAATAGTTTTTCTTTCATTCCTTTAGATAGTGAAGCTATTTCAACATTACTATCAAGTTTCATTTCACCTAATAATCTAATTGCTTTATTTAAATCAAAATCAAAAAAATCATTATATAAATTTATAGCTTGATATACTTTTAGTGAGTTATCTATAAAGTTTTTATCAGATAAGTAGCTTACTATAGCTTTAGTTTTTGTTGAAGGCTTCATACCTTTAATTAATATTTCACCACTATTTTCTTTAGATAGCCCTGCTATAATTTTAAGTAGAGTAGTCTTACCACTACCATTAGGCCCAAGTATTCCAACGATTTTATTTTCTTTTAATGTTAAATTTAAATTATCAAGTACAAGTTTGTTTTTAAATTTTTTATTTAAATTTTTAATTTCTAATACGTTATTCATTTTTTTCTCCCCTTTCATGTATTATACTTATTATTTCATCTTTTTTGTATCCTAAAGAATACATTTTTGATAGAAAATCATCCACTATTTTTTCTGAATGTTTTTTTGTTAAATTATTTAATACTTCTGTATCTTCTGTTACAAAAGTTCCTAATCCCCTTTTAGTTACAGCAATTTTATGTAATTCTAATTCTTTAAAAGCGTTTGTAACTGTATTTGGATTTAAATTATATTTACTTGAAGCTTCTCTGATAGAAATAAATTTATCGCCTGGTTTTAATTTTCCGTTTATTATATCAGATAATAGCATTTCAAATAATTGTCTATATATTGGATATTTATTATCAAATTCCATATAAGCACCTCCCTACTGTTATAGTTATATAATACACTATAATTAATTTTTTGTCAACAAAAAAAGTAGCAATGCTACTTTAATAGTTCTAAAATGAAGGTTTCTACGCCATCTTCTAATGGTAGAAGACCACTTTTTATCTTATTATCTGTTTCAAAAGAAAGATTTAATAATTCTAATATTCTTTTAGAATTATAGTTTTTTAAAAACTGAATTTTTTTGAAAACATAATATGGACTATAGTTTTCAAAAAGAATATGATTAGAATAATTGTTTTTAAAATTATCATAACTAATTCTATCTATACCTAATGTGCTAAGCTTATATAGTATCTCAAGATCATTGGTTAAAGATGCTAAAAGAGCCATATGTTCTTTTAGAGGGAATTCTATATTCTTTTTATTTAAAATATCTTCTGTAAGATTAAAAATAAAAAAATTAGTGTTTTTTGATAAAATAGGTTTTACATCATTAAATGAAAAGTTATCACCATTAAGATAATTTACTATTTTACTAACTTCATTTTTTAAAGCATAATAATCATTACCTATAATATCTAATAGATTATTAGCATCCATATGATTACATTTTAAATTTTCTTGTATATATTTAATTAATAAGTTTTTGTTTTTCTTTTCATCATATACTTCATATATTTCAAAATTTATTAGGCTATCCTTTATTTTTTTGTTTTCCTTATTAGTCTCAAAATCTATAATAACATCTTTATTATTAAAATTATTAGCATTGACATTTTTAATTACATTATTAATGTCCTTAATCTTATTAGCATTTTTAAGTATTAATATAGTTGGTTCACTAAAAAGGGAACCGGCATTTAATTCACTAAGAAAAGAAGAAACTGTATTCTCATCAAAAAATAGTTTGTTTTTACTACTATCATTTAATATTTTATCTATATAAATTTTTCTTGAACTTTGACCTGTAATAAAATAATTCATAATTACCTCCACATACCTAATTATATCATAAAAATAGTTAGCTTGAAAGACCAAAAATAATTGAAAAAACAACCGAAATATGATATTATTTTAAGTAGATGAAAATAAATAAGTATCAAGAAAGTAGGTTGAAAATGGTTACTAAAGAAGAAGTAGTTAAATTAGCTAAACTATCTAAATTATCATTTCAAGAAAATGAATTAGAATCTTTCCAAAAAGACTTAAATGATATATTTAAGTATATGGAAAATTTAAATGAATTAAATTTAGAAAATGTAGAACCTTTATACAATATATTAGAAAATGAAGGTAAAATATATAGACATGAACCAAAAACAGAAATGGATAAAGTAAGATTTTTAAAAAATGCTCCAAAAAGTGATGATAACTTTGTTGCTTTACCTGTAATTGTAGGTGATGGGGATGAATAAAATATATACTTTAAGTGCTACAGAAATAGCAAAATTAATACAAGAAGGTAAATTAACTTCAAAAGAAGCTACTCAAGCTATTTTAGATAGAATAGATGAAGTAGA containing:
- the gatC gene encoding Asp-tRNA(Asn)/Glu-tRNA(Gln) amidotransferase subunit GatC; protein product: MVTKEEVVKLAKLSKLSFQENELESFQKDLNDIFKYMENLNELNLENVEPLYNILENEGKIYRHEPKTEMDKVRFLKNAPKSDDNFVALPVIVGDGDE
- a CDS encoding ABC transporter ATP-binding protein, whose protein sequence is MNNVLEIKNLNKKFKNKLVLDNLNLTLKENKIVGILGPNGSGKTTLLKIIAGLSKENSGEILIKGMKPSTKTKAIVSYLSDKNFIDNSLKVYQAINLYNDFFDFDLNKAIRLLGEMKLDSNVEIASLSKGMKEKLFLILTLSRNAKIFILDEPIAGVDVITRDQILNLIIDNVLENSTIIVTTHLIRDIERIFDEVAFLKDGKIDKVHSVDELRENLGLTIEDLYKETFGEGDINA
- the holA gene encoding DNA polymerase III subunit delta; translated protein: MNYFITGQSSRKIYIDKILNDSSKNKLFFDENTVSSFLSELNAGSLFSEPTILILKNANKIKDINNVIKNVNANNFNNKDVIIDFETNKENKKIKDSLINFEIYEVYDEKKNKNLLIKYIQENLKCNHMDANNLLDIIGNDYYALKNEVSKIVNYLNGDNFSFNDVKPILSKNTNFFIFNLTEDILNKKNIEFPLKEHMALLASLTNDLEILYKLSTLGIDRISYDNFKNNYSNHILFENYSPYYVFKKIQFLKNYNSKRILELLNLSFETDNKIKSGLLPLEDGVETFILELLK
- a CDS encoding GntR family transcriptional regulator, with the translated sequence MEFDNKYPIYRQLFEMLLSDIINGKLKPGDKFISIREASSKYNLNPNTVTNAFKELELHKIAVTKRGLGTFVTEDTEVLNNLTKKHSEKIVDDFLSKMYSLGYKKDEIISIIHERGEKNE